Proteins from a genomic interval of Stigmatopora nigra isolate UIUO_SnigA chromosome 19, RoL_Snig_1.1, whole genome shotgun sequence:
- the kcnk12l gene encoding potassium channel subfamily K member 13 produces MARRKTPITVDNARFFLLAALILLYLVCGAAIFSALERPFELRARRLWTRQLANFTQRYGVDPAALRGLLRHYEDANGAGVRVDALRPRWDFSGAFYFVATVVSTIGFGMTTPVTVWGKIFLIFYGLIGCASTILFFNLFLERIITTLAYIMRWCHQRRLWSSASAQAAAESEGRDGLEGWKPSVYYVMLILGVASAVVACGASTLYSSMEKWSYVDSLYFCFVVFSTIGFGDLVSSQRQNYSSQEAYRLGNCFFILAGVCCIYSLFNVISIVIKQTLNWILEKICYGGERRRGRRKRRVASANRSKRNAVGPGSPETAYLGRRLSGEMRCVNELVVSNKVSLALLEKQLSESVHQNRFSRGVGVGALAIMENRLQETSFDR; encoded by the exons ATGGCTCGGAGGAAGACGCCCATCACGGTGGACAACGCTCGTTTCTTCCTCCTGGCCGCCCTGATTCTTCTCTACCTGGTGTGCGGAGCCGCCATTTTCTCCGCCCTGGAACGCCCCTTCGAGCTTCGCGCCCGGCGCCTGTGGACGCGGCAGCTGGCCAACTTTACGCAACGATACGGCGTCGACCCAGCTGCCCTGCGAGGCCTCCTACGGCACTACGAGGACGCCAACGGCGCCGGCGTGCGGGTAGACGCGTTGAGGCCACGCTGGGACTTTTCTGGAGCCTTCTACTTCGTGGCCACCGTGGTCTCCACTATAG GCTTCGGCATGACAACACCAGTCACCGTTTGGGGAAAGATCTTCCTCATCTTCTACGGCCTGATTGGCTGCGCCTCCACCATTCTCTTCTTCAACCTCTTCTTGGAGAGGATCATCACCACACTGGCTTACATCATGCGCTGGTGTCACCAACGTCGCCTGTGGAGCTCCGCCTCCGCCCAGGCCGCCGCCGAGTCCGAGGGACGGGACGGCCTGGAAGGCTGGAAACCTTCCGTCTATTACGTGATGCTGATTCTGGGAGTGGCCTCGGCTGTGGTCGCCTGTGGAGCTTCCACTCTCTACTCTTCCATGGAAAAGTGGAGCTACGTGGATTCCCTGTACTTCTGCTTCGTGGTCTTCAGCACCATCGGATTTGGCGACCTGGTGAGCAGCCAGAGGCAAAATTACAGCTCTCAAGAAGCCTACCGACTGGGGAATTGCTTCTTCATCCTGGCGGGGGTGTGTTGCATCTACTCGCTCTTCAACGTCATTTCCATCGTCATCAAGCAGACGCTCAACTGGATCCTGGAGAAGATCTGCTATGGCGGGGAACGCCGCCGCGGGAGACGGAAACGCCGCGTCGCTTCGGCGAATCGATCCAAGCGCAACGCCGTCGGGCCCGGATCGCCGGAGACGGCGTACCTGGGGCGCCGGCTCTCGGGGGAAATGAGATGTGTTAATGAGTTGGTGGTGTCCAACAAGGTGTCCTTGGCGTTGCTGGAGAAGCAGTTGAGTGAAAGTGTGCATCAGAACAGGTTTTCTCGTGGGGTGGGAGTCGGGGCACTGGCCATTATGGAAAACCGGCTGCAGGAAACCAGTTTTGACAGGTAG
- the ppm1nb gene encoding protein phosphatase, Mg2+/Mn2+ dependent, 1Nb (putative), with protein sequence MRTSKKGSVEMPAFVRQLVKETEKRVSSFFKGGRGGAAEGEPPVHGDKDKEEALLPSPYLDRPVLDKLCEEGCVRWGVTYALASMQGWRASMEDYHNCVPQLGGELADWSFFAVFDGHAGAAVARHCSQHLLGHVLATGGLGPEDDPERVTGALTEGFLQTDKHLHGVARREGWERGGTTAVTALLSPYNIYLANCGDSRAVLCRSAQVGFSTEDHKPYSPLEKERIERAGGSVSLQRINGSLAVSRALGDFGYKAAENRPPQQQMVSPEPEVSVLGRSPADEFLVLACDGVWDAIGNEELCAFVRNRLLVCTDLRDVCAQVVDLCLYKGSLDNISIILLCFPGAPQLSTEALHHEAELEDLLESKVAEIYEELCGRGEDPDLLAVLTILASEVIPGLPPGGGIQSKRNCIISAYYQQRELHNPSVPHGMEGS encoded by the exons ATGAGGACGTCCAAAAAGGGAAGCGTGGAGATGCCCGCCTTCGTCAGGCAGCTGGTCAAAGAGACGGAGAAGAGGGTCAGCTCTTTCTTCAAGGGGGGCCGGGGAGGAGCCGCCGAGGGGGAGCCCCCCGTCCACGGGGACAAGGACAAGGAGGAGGCTTTGCTCCCCAGCCCCTACCTGGACAGGCCCGTGCTGGACAAGCTGTGTGAGGAGGGATGCGTCCGCTGGGGGGTCACCTACGCCCTGGCTAGCATGCAAGGATGGAGGGCCAGCATGGAGGACTACCACAACTGCGTGCCTCAGCTCGGAGGGGAGCTGGCCGACTGGAGCTTCTTCGCCGTCTTTGACGGGCACGCCGGCGCTGCTGTGGCGAGGCACTGCTCGCAGCATCTTCTGGGACACGTCTTGGCCACGG GCGGCCTGGGCCCCGAGGACGATCCGGAAAGAGTCACGGGCGCCCTGACGGAGGGCTTCTTACAAACGGACAAGCACCTCCACGGCGTGGCCCGCCGAGAAGGCTGGGAACGAGGCGGCACCACGGCGGTGACCGCCCTGCTCTCGCCCTACAACATCTACCTGGCCAACTGCGGCGACTCCAGAGCCGTCCTGTGCCGCTCGGCTCAGGTGGGCTTCTCCACCGAGGACCACAAACCTTACAGCCCGTTGGAGAAGGAGCGCATCGAGCGCGCCGGTGGGTCTGTCTCCCTGCAACGCATCAACGGCTCCCTGGCCGTCTCCCGGGCCTTGGGCGACTTTGGCTACAAGGCGGCGGAGAACCGCCCCCCGCAGCAGCAGATGGTGTCGCCCGAACCCGAGGTCAGCGTGTTGGGACGCTCGCCGGCCGACGAGTTCCTGGTGCTGGCTTGCGACGGCGTGTGGGACGCCATCGGCAACGAGGAGCTCTGCGCTTTCGTCAGGAATCGGCTCCTCGTCTGCACTGACCTCAGGGACGTCTGCGCCCAGGTTGTTGACCTCTGCCTCTATAAG GGAAGCCTGGACAACATCAGCATCATTCTGCTTTGCTTCCCTGGCGCCCCCCAACTCTCCACTGAGGCGTTACACCATGAGGCCGAGCTGGAGGATCTGCTAGAGTCCAAAGTAGCAG AAATTTATGAGGAGCTATGTGGCAGAGGGGAAGATCCGGATTTGCTGGCTGTCCTGACCATTCTGGCGTCTGAGGTCATCCCGGGGTTACCACCGGGCGGTGGCATACAGAGCAA AAGGAACTGCATTATTTCGGCTTACTACCAACAGAGAGAATTGCACAATCCTTCAGTACCACAT GGTATGGAAGGTTCCTGA